From Coffea arabica cultivar ET-39 chromosome 10e, Coffea Arabica ET-39 HiFi, whole genome shotgun sequence, one genomic window encodes:
- the LOC113712839 gene encoding photosystem II 22 kDa protein, chloroplastic, producing the protein MAQAMLLTASVPSSHAGDLKRSEPLLQRIRPKPISHLFFSPLPTSSSSSYCPLTTVAVFKSKTKAPAKKPAAATKPKEKVEDGIFGTSGGIGFTKENELFVGRVAMLGFAASILGEAITGKGILAQLNLETGIPIYEAEPLLLFFILFNLLGAIGALGDRGRFVDDAPGIEGAVVPPGKGLRSALGLREGGPLFGFTKANELFVGRLAQLGIAFSIIGEIITGKGALAQLNIETGVPITEIEPLIIFNVVFFFVAAINPGTGKFVTDEEDA; encoded by the exons ATGGCTCAAGCAATGTTGCTAACTGCTAGTGTCCCTTCTAGCCATGCAGGTGACCTCAAGAGATCAGAGCCATTGCTTCAGAGGATTAGACCAAAACCAATCTCTCATTTGTTCTTTTCCCCTCTTCCcacttcatcttcctcttcataTTGCCCTCTTACAACCGTTGCCGTCTTCAAGTCAAAAACCAAGGCTCCTGCCAAGAAG CCTGCAGCTGCTACCAAGCCAAAGGAAAAAGTTGAGGATGGGATTTTTGGCACTTCTGGTGGAATTGGATTCACCAAGGAAAATGAACTATTTGTGGGTCGTGTTGCTATGCTTGGATTTGCT GCATCCATATTGGGAGAAGCTATAACAGGGAAAGGAATTTTGGCACAACTGAACTTAGAAACTGGGATTCCAATTTATGAGGCTGAGCCTCTTCTTCTGTTCTTCATCCTCTTTAATCTACTTGGAGCAATAGGAGCTTTGGGTGATAGAGGTCGTTTTGTGGATGATGCCCCTGGGATTGAAGGAGCCGTTGTTCCTCCTGGCAAAGGGTTGAGGAGTGCATTAGGGCTCCGTGAAGGAG GTCCTCTATTTGGATTCACCAAAGCAAATGAGCTTTTTGTTGGAAGATTAGCCCAGTTGGGCATTGCTTTCTCTATAATTGGTGAAATCATTACGGGGAAAGGAGCTTTGGCACAACTCAATATAGAGACTGGTGTTCCAATTACTGAAATTGAACCCCTAATTATATTCAATGTCGTCTTTTTCTTCGTTGCAGCAATAAATCCAGGAACAGGGAAATTCGTGACTGATGAGGAAGATGCATAA
- the LOC113712171 gene encoding F-box protein At3g07870-like produces MGLSHCRSSHNKKKDYKMVQVNDEDNMLLNLPSHIIIDILSRLSTKTLSRCRCVCKLWQKLLSEPEFSSFRILRPPTTSLMIHKNSDSSFNLVEFEDEPNYHDFYCVPGTKFEQPPKGLRQNCMSMFGSVEGLISFHEFGFQNPDTVYIWNPATQESIIIQSAGGVMEFPNVTSYGFGLSSKTGEYKVVRIYQEVLEENLLHVTRSDCHVYTLGSEGCWRYTGHAPFLYSCRANGVFLNGNLHWLIRDPDGKEFISCFDLDKESFQPFPAPPELDELNLASLELYQDCLSVCDNTSDFDIVIWAMKEYGVKKSWFKQFVIDKHPIDLVGQYYEVVRILKVFRDGEILLMWRDDLLISFNSKTNSLQRIDMNRFICAPDESDEERFPCIEAVNYASSFLSLRRFDVEMVENTFQI; encoded by the coding sequence ATGGGACTGTCCCATTGCAGATCGAGTCACAACAAGAAAAAAGACTACAAAATGGTACAAGTGAATGATGAGGATAACATGTTGCTGAATCTGCCATCGCATATTATCATCGACATCCTATCCAGACTGTCCACAAAAACTCTCTCCAGATGCCGCTGCGTTTGCAAGCTCTGGCAGAAGTTACTTTCAGAGCCCGAGTTTTCCAGTTTTCGCATCTTAAGACCACCTACTACCAGCCTTATGATACATAAGAACTCCGATTCTTCCTTCAACCTGGTGGAATTTGAAGATGAGCCTAACTACCACGACTTTTACTGCGTACCAGGGACAAAATTCGAGCAACCCCCCAAAGGTCTGAGACAGAATTGTATGTCCATGTTCGGTTCTGTCGAGGGATTGATTTCTTTTCACGAGTTTGGTTTCCAGAATCCAGATACAGTTTACATATGGAATCCGGCTACGCAAGAGTCCATCATTATTCAGAGCGCTGGAGGTGTAATggaatttcctaatgtaacgaGCTATGGATTCGGATTAAGCTCGAAAACTGGAGAGTACAAGGTGGTTAGGATTTACCAAGAAGTTCTGGAGGAGAATTTGTTGCATGTAACCAGATCTGATTGTCATGTTTACACACTTGGATCAGAAGGGTGTTGGAGATACACAGGGCATGCCCCATTCCTCTATAGTTGTCGAGCGAACGGAGTTTTTCTGAATGGTAATCTGCATTGGTTGATTCGTGATCCTGATGGCAAGGAATTCATTTCTTGTTTTGATCTAGACAAGGAGTCATTTCAGCCCTTTCCAGCTCCTCCTGAATTGGACGAACTAAATCTTGCTAGCTTGGAGCTTTACCAAGATTGTCTAAGCGTGTGTGACAACACTTCAGACTTTGATATAGTCATTTGGGCGATGAAGGAATATGGGGTCAAGAAATCCTGGTTTAAGCAGTTTGTTATCGACAAGCATCCTATTGATCTGGTTGGTCAATACTATGAAGTTGTTCGGATTCTGAAAGTTTTCAGGGATGGAGAGATATTGCTGATGTGGAGGGATGATCTGTTGATTTCATTTAACTCTAAGACCAATTCTTTGCAACGTATTGACATGAACAGATTCATATGTGCACCCGATGAAAGTGATGAAGAGCGCTTTCCTTGCATTGAAGCAGTCAATTATGCTTCGAGCTTTCTTTCCTTGAGGAGATTTGATGTGGAGATGGTCGAAAacacttttcaaatttga
- the LOC113712140 gene encoding 2-methylene-furan-3-one reductase — MATSTPVSIPSKMKAWVYGQYGKPEDVLRLESEVDVPEVNDEQVLIKVAAASLNPVDIKMMAGLFKATDSPVPTVAGYDVAGVVVKVGSKVKEFNVGDEVYGDIHEHALNNPKGSGSLSEYAAVEEKVVALKPKNLSFAEAASLPLAVETAYGGLERAGFSAGQSILVLGGAGGVGSLVVQLAKHVFGASKVAATSCAGKLELLKTLGADLAIDYKRDKYEDLPEKFDVVYDTVGESGRGNKAVKEGGSVVTIVGGRPVIPPAFVFDVTSTGTVLNTLKPFIEEEKLKPVIDPKSPFPFSHTIEAFSHLQTGRGTGKAVIYPIP; from the exons ATGGCAACCAGTACTCCAGTTAGCATCCCCTCTAAAATGAAGGCATGGGTCTATGGCCAGTATGGGAAACCCGAGGATGTCCTTAGATTGGAATCCGAGGTTGATGTTCCTGAAGTAAATGATGAACAGGTTTTGATCAAAGTAGCTGCTGCATCCCTGAATCCAGTCGACATCAAAATGATGGCTGGTTTATTTAAGGCCACTGATTCTCCTGTGCCC ACTGTTGCGGGATATGATGTCGCGGGCGTGGTGGTTAAAGTTGGAAGCAAAGTAAAGGAATTCAATGTCGGGGATGAAGTATATGGAGACATTCACGAGCATGCTTTGAATAACCCAAAGGGATCTGGGTCACTGTCAGAGTACGCTGCAGTGGAGGAGAAGGTAGTAGCTTTGAAGCCCAAGAATTTGAGTTTTGCTGAGGCAGCTAGTCTTCCTCTTGCCGTTGAAACAGCGTACGGGGGCCTTGAACGCGCAGGGTTTTCAGCTGGTCAATCCATTCTCGTTCTGGGCGGTGCTGGTGGAGTCGGATCTTTGGTCGTTCAG CTGGCAAAGCATGTCTTTGGTGCATCCAAAGTGGCAGCTACTTCTTGCGCTGGGAAACTGGAGTTGCTTAAAACCTTAGGTGCTGATTTGGCAATAGACTACAAAAGGGACAAGTATGAAGATTTGCCAGAGAAATTTGATGTGGTATATGATACCGTTG GCGAGAGTGGCAGGGGTAACAAGGCAGTAAAAGAAGGCGGAAGCGTGGTGACAATCGTGGGGGGCAGGCCAGTGATTCCCCCTGCCTTCGTATTTGATGTCACTTCAACTGGCACTGTCTTAAACACACTCAAACCTTTCATAGAGGAGGAGAAACTGAAGCCGGTGATTGACCCTAAAAGCCCATTCCCATTCTCTCACACCATTGAAGCATTTTCCCATCTTCAAACTGGCAGAGGTACCGGCAAGGCGGTCATATATCCAATTCCCTGA